Below is a window of Enterococcus gilvus ATCC BAA-350 DNA.
CCCGTGGTTGAAACGTAGATTCTTTCAGCTTTAAATTGGACATCCTAGATAATTTGAACAGCCGAGAATCTTCGCGGACGCAGCAATACCCGTGAAGATACCAGTGGGTTCCTTTTAAGAGGATTTGATAGGGTTCGACGTGGCGTTCGGTGACTGTTCCGTTGCGGTTTGTATAGTCAAACGAAAGCTGTTTTCTTTCTAGTATAGCCAATTTCAGAGATTCCAGGTAGGGTTGCAAGTTCCTATAGCCGATCCATTGACTCAAATCGATCCGTATTTGATCTGCTTTAAAGTCTATCTCCTGCACTTTATCGTTTGGGATCAGACTTCTCATTTTTATGACGGCATTTACTAATTCCTCATTTTCGACAAGCGTCGTTAAGCTGGAGAGTCCGGTAAGAATGGTCGTGATCTCGTTGGATGAAAAGACATGTTTATCCAGTTTGTAGTTTTTCATGATCTCGATCCCGCCATTTACGCCGGGTGTTGAAACAACGGGAATCCCAGCCAGATTGATCACGTCTATATCACGATAAATCGTCCGCTTCGACACCTCGAACATCGACGCGAGCTCTTGTGCACTCACGCGTTCCTTCTCGAGAAGAATCATGATGATACTGACTAATCTGCTGATTTTCATTTCGATCCCTCCGCTGAATTTCTTTTTTGATTGTTGACGCATAGGTGTCAACAATAGGTACGTATAATACTAATAGAACAAGCAACTTATGACAATCAAATGGAGGAAAAACAATGAAGACAATTTATCTTTATGTACTCGATACGTTAGCAGACTGGGAGATCGGGCACCTCACTTCGGAAGTACAATCCAAACGCTTTTTCAAAAAAGACGCAGAAAAAGTAGCGATAAAAACAGTCAGTCACTCTAAAGCACCCATTCACACAATGGGAGGAATCACGATCGTTCCCGATGCGATCGTCAGTGACATCGTTGCCGCAAAAGAGAACCTGCTGCTCCTGTCCGGGGCAGATACATGGAATGATCCTCGCCACGACGGCATTCTCGACAAAGCAAAAGAATTTCTTTCACTAGGCGGAACCGTAGGCGCGATTTGCGGAGCGACAGCAGCACTTGCGAACAAAGGCATGCTGGATTCAACTCCTCATACAAGCAATGGCCCGGGCTTTCTTGAAATGGTCAGTTCAGAATATAAAGGTCAAGAGTTCTATGTAGATCGATCCTCCGTTTCAGCCAACAATCTGATTACCGCAGGATCAACGAATAGCCTGTCCTGGACAAAGGATATTATCGAAAGTCTGGACGTCTTCCAGCCAGATACATTAGAAGCCTGGTATAAGTATTTTGATACAGGAGATGCGAACCATTTCTATGAGCTGATGAATACTTTACCAGCAGCGATGAATTAGTCCTAACATTCACTCCGCGAGAACTACTCCCGAATACTAGAATAAAGCGCCACACCCAACAATTCTTTGTTGGGTGTTTTGTTTGTATGTTTTGAAAACCACTTGCTCTGCGAGTGGTTCCGGAGAGCTTCCAGCGTGGTATTAAAAAGACCTCCCAAAATTGATAAACTGATGTTGGTTTCCCGACCGCATCACAATCAAATTTAGGAGGACCCTTTATGAAAAAGGATACTGAAAGTTTAGCACATACAAAATGGAGATGTAAGTATCACATATTTTTTGGGTCAAAATATTAAAGATAAAGTATCCACAAAAAAAGTATTGAAAAAATCTTACGCGAATTATGTAGTAGTTCAAATAACATTATTTGAAGAAGGGGAAACTTTTTTCGGGAAGAAAAATGCTAAGAAGTAGATAGAAAGTTTTTTAGAAATACTTTTTAGGCAGCGACCGGCAACAGTAACTTTCACTCTAAGGGAAACCACACATCCCTTAGGCTTATTTTTTTGCATTTTTGCCTTAATTAAGAAGAAATTAAAAGAAAAATGGGATAAAGTTTGAATTTTCCGTGAAGGACTGTTACTATTTTTCTTGTAAACGCTTTAAATTAAGGAGATGATGGGTTGAAAAAATCGAAAATTTTTAGAAGTGCCATTACTTTGTTTACTATATTAGGGGTGACTCTGCCTTCCGGGGCGGTGGTGGCTGAGACGCTCACCAGTGAGACTGCGACGAGTCAGAGTGCGGTCAGCAGTTCTTCTGAGGAAAAGAGCAGTGAGGAGACATCTGCGACAACCTCTTCTTCTGCTGAGGCAACGACAACGAGCAGCGCACCAGTGACTGCCAAGGCGGCAAAGGCTGCTGATACGGTCCCAGTCCAGCTTTTAGGGATCAATGATTTTCATGGCGCACTGAGCACGACGGGCAGCTACTATGGGGCTGACGGGTCGAAGATCTCTGGCGCAGGAACCGCGGCGTTATTAGCAGGGTATTTCAGTCAAGCAGAGAACAATTTCCAAACGGCGCATAACAATGAAGGAAAAAGTCTGCGCGTCCAAGCAGGGGATATGGTCGGCGCCAGTCCGGCGAACTCTGGCTTGCTGCAGGATCAGCCGACGATGCGGATTTTGAACCAGATGAATTTCTCCGTAGGAACGTTGGGGAACCATGAGTTTGACGAAGGCTTAGGAGAGTTCAATCGTATCCTGACCGGGACGAAGCCTGATCCGGCCTCTGGTTTTTATGACATCGTCACACAGTACAACAATGACTACAGTCAGGACCAATTGAAGGGCGGCTTTGACCTCGTTATCGCGAACGTCAAAGAGAAGGATTCGGGAAAGATTCCTTTTGGCTGGACTCCTTATACGGTGAAAAATGTGGGGACAGAGGCTGAGCCGATCAATATTGGCTTCATAGGTGTCGTTACCACAGAAATCCCGAACCTTGTATTGGCGCAATACCACAAGGATTACACGTTTAGTGATCCCGCAGAGGAAATCGCTAAGTATTCTAAAGAGCTTGTAGGAAAAGGTGTCAAAGCCATCGTTGTCTTAGGCCATACCCCTTCTGTTCAAGGAGCGGGGGAAAGCGTCAGCGGTGAGACGGCGGACATCATGAACAAGGTCAATCAAGTCGATCCGGACAATAGCGTGGACGCATTTTTTGCGGGACACAACCATGTCTATACGAATGGCGTCGTAGGCGATACGCGAATCGTTCAGTCCACGTCTCAAGGGAAAGGCTATATCGACCTGCAAGGGGAAATCGATAAAACGACGAAGGATTTCGTGACGACACCGACGGCAACTGTCAGTCCAGTCATTCCGAATAACGGGGTGTCACCAGATACGGACGTTCAGGGAATCGTCGCGGATGCGGACAATCGGGTCAAAGCAGTAACGGAAGAAAAGATCGGTACGGCGGATAAGGCAGAAGACATCACGCGGACAGTCAACGAATTGGGCGAGTCGCCTGTAGGAAATCTCGTGACTGACGCGCAGGTCTACATGGCAAATAAGAAGGGCGAAAAGGTCGACTTTGCGATCACCAATAACGGCGGGATTCGCGATGATTTGAAGGTGAAATCAGATGCGGCCATTACTTGGGGCGCGGCACAAGCGGTCCAGCCTTTTGGGAACATCATGCAGATCGTCGAGATGACTGGTCAGCAGCTCAAAAATGTATTGAATCAGCAGACTTTCAATTATGATGAAGAAAAAGGACAGGCAAGCGGCTATTACCTTCAGTTATCTGGACTAAAATACACCGTAGAGAAAAATCCAGATTCCGCAGCGGCGAATCCATACGTCGTAAAGGAAATGAAGAAAGCAGATGGCACAGCGATCGATCCGAATGGCACCTACAAATTGATCATCAATGATTTCTTATATGGCGGCGGCGATGGCTTCTCTGAATTCACGAAAGCCAACCTTGTCGGAGCACTTGATCCTGACACAGAAACCTTCATTGGCTATATACAGGATCTAGAGGCCAACGGGAAGAAAGTTTCGGCAAGCGTCGAAGGGCGAAAGAGTCTCGCGACAACTGACCCCGCCAAGGAGGAAACAGAGAAGATCAACGCTGAAACGACGATCAACGCGTACCGTGAAGGCGACAAAGCCCTAACCGGAAAGACGATCCCGAATGGGAAAGTAACAGTCGCTCCAACAACCGCGCGTGCATTGGCGCAGGGTACGGCGGACAATGAAGGAAACTTCACGCTCGCTGTCGATCAGCTAGGCTTAAAAGAAGGACAAGAGGTAACGGTGACGATTGCTGGCGAACAGGGCGGAGAAGCCAGCTTCAAGGTCAAGGTTCTTCCGAAGGCAACGAATCCGCAAGAAGAAACCAAGCGAATTAAAAATGAAACAAAAGTGAATCCTTTTTATGAAGGCGACAAAGCTCTAACCGGGAAAACGATCCCGAATGGGAAAGTAACGGTCGCTCCAACAACCGCGCGTGCATTGGCGCAAGGCAAGGCAGACAATGAAGGAAACTTCACGCTCGCTGTCGATCAACTAGGCTTAAAAGAAGGACAAGAAGTAACGGTGACGATCGCTGGCGAACAAGGCGGAGAAGCCAGCTTCAAGGTCAAGGTCCTTCCGAAGGCAACGAATCCGCAAAAAGAAGAAACTAAGCGAATCAATAATGAAACAGAAGTGGATCCTTTTTATGAAGGCGAACAATACCTGACCGGGAGAACGGTCCCGAATGCGACTGTTGAAGCAGCGGTAAGAGAAGACGCAGCTACAGCGTCTGCACTTCTCCCTGTGGCAGTGCAGGCGGCAGAAGTTCCTCAAAAAGCAGATGCCAATGGCGGATTTAAGCTGGATGTACAGGGCTTGAATTTAAAAGAAGGCGATACAGTTCATCTTATTGTGACTGGAGAAGCTGGCGGCCGAGGTGATTTTACTGTAGAAGTGTTAGGCGATCAGGCCGCGAAAGAAACGGAACGTCTCAAAAAGGAAACCAAAATCGCCAATTTGTATGAAGGCGATACGCAGCTGACTGGGAAGACGATCCCTGAGGCGACGATCGATGTTTCCCTTGAGAAAAGCGACGCCTTTGCACTGGGCAAATCAGATGCGAAGGGCACAATTATTTTAGACATCAAGGCACTGGAATTGACGTTAGGTCAGAAGGTGACGATCACGATCACTGGACCGAATGGCGGGAAGTATGTCGTAGAAAAAACCGTACTGGCAAGACCTGTACCGGGCAATGGAAACGGCGGTACGACGCCTAGTGGCACGAGCTGGATCGACAATACAGTCGGAAAAGTCTATCCTCGCACCAACGAGGAGAAGCAGCCGATCGTAGCGTTGATAGGGATGCTGGTAGTCGGCGCGACCGGGCTGATCTACTTTAAACGAAAATAAACAACAAAAACCGAATTCAGCGATGAATTCGGTTTTTTTATGCTTTCTACTTTTTTTGGAAGAGTTATTGTGAAGTGTTTCTCTTTTCGCTATACTCTAAATGATAGCGTTTTAAAATTCTAGGGAGGTGGAAATGTTGTTTGTTAACCAGCGCTGAGTTTGAGTTACCCGTGGATTCAGAGTCTCTGAATCAATGAACAAGCAAAAATCCCTCCCTTTCCGTGAAACCTAAGTGTCACGTTTCTTTTATATGGAGTGGAGGAACCTGCAGAGTCGCAGGGTTCTTTTTTGTGCGTTCAAACACATAGAACAGCTTCAATAAAAAAGAAAAGGGGAATGACCATGAAAAAAGTAACAGTGATCGT
It encodes the following:
- a CDS encoding helix-turn-helix transcriptional regulator, which translates into the protein MKISRLVSIIMILLEKERVSAQELASMFEVSKRTIYRDIDVINLAGIPVVSTPGVNGGIEIMKNYKLDKHVFSSNEITTILTGLSSLTTLVENEELVNAVIKMRSLIPNDKVQEIDFKADQIRIDLSQWIGYRNLQPYLESLKLAILERKQLSFDYTNRNGTVTERHVEPYQILLKGTHWYLHGYCCVREDSRLFKLSRMSNLKLKESTFQPREHQPAMLDFSDHLKEIQTTITLRVHQSLMERILDFCEYDDCSSDGEEHFIVQFPFIENDYYYTMLLGFGETCECLDPPHVRQELKQKIARVSKLYEG
- a CDS encoding DJ-1/PfpI family protein, which encodes MKTIYLYVLDTLADWEIGHLTSEVQSKRFFKKDAEKVAIKTVSHSKAPIHTMGGITIVPDAIVSDIVAAKENLLLLSGADTWNDPRHDGILDKAKEFLSLGGTVGAICGATAALANKGMLDSTPHTSNGPGFLEMVSSEYKGQEFYVDRSSVSANNLITAGSTNSLSWTKDIIESLDVFQPDTLEAWYKYFDTGDANHFYELMNTLPAAMN
- a CDS encoding bifunctional metallophosphatase/5'-nucleotidase, whose translation is MKKSKIFRSAITLFTILGVTLPSGAVVAETLTSETATSQSAVSSSSEEKSSEETSATTSSSAEATTTSSAPVTAKAAKAADTVPVQLLGINDFHGALSTTGSYYGADGSKISGAGTAALLAGYFSQAENNFQTAHNNEGKSLRVQAGDMVGASPANSGLLQDQPTMRILNQMNFSVGTLGNHEFDEGLGEFNRILTGTKPDPASGFYDIVTQYNNDYSQDQLKGGFDLVIANVKEKDSGKIPFGWTPYTVKNVGTEAEPINIGFIGVVTTEIPNLVLAQYHKDYTFSDPAEEIAKYSKELVGKGVKAIVVLGHTPSVQGAGESVSGETADIMNKVNQVDPDNSVDAFFAGHNHVYTNGVVGDTRIVQSTSQGKGYIDLQGEIDKTTKDFVTTPTATVSPVIPNNGVSPDTDVQGIVADADNRVKAVTEEKIGTADKAEDITRTVNELGESPVGNLVTDAQVYMANKKGEKVDFAITNNGGIRDDLKVKSDAAITWGAAQAVQPFGNIMQIVEMTGQQLKNVLNQQTFNYDEEKGQASGYYLQLSGLKYTVEKNPDSAAANPYVVKEMKKADGTAIDPNGTYKLIINDFLYGGGDGFSEFTKANLVGALDPDTETFIGYIQDLEANGKKVSASVEGRKSLATTDPAKEETEKINAETTINAYREGDKALTGKTIPNGKVTVAPTTARALAQGTADNEGNFTLAVDQLGLKEGQEVTVTIAGEQGGEASFKVKVLPKATNPQEETKRIKNETKVNPFYEGDKALTGKTIPNGKVTVAPTTARALAQGKADNEGNFTLAVDQLGLKEGQEVTVTIAGEQGGEASFKVKVLPKATNPQKEETKRINNETEVDPFYEGEQYLTGRTVPNATVEAAVREDAATASALLPVAVQAAEVPQKADANGGFKLDVQGLNLKEGDTVHLIVTGEAGGRGDFTVEVLGDQAAKETERLKKETKIANLYEGDTQLTGKTIPEATIDVSLEKSDAFALGKSDAKGTIILDIKALELTLGQKVTITITGPNGGKYVVEKTVLARPVPGNGNGGTTPSGTSWIDNTVGKVYPRTNEEKQPIVALIGMLVVGATGLIYFKRK